In one Pempheris klunzingeri isolate RE-2024b chromosome 8, fPemKlu1.hap1, whole genome shotgun sequence genomic region, the following are encoded:
- the ankrd28b gene encoding serine/threonine-protein phosphatase 6 regulatory ankyrin repeat subunit A produces the protein MVVLKIRDQPALLKAIFNVDPDEVRSLIFKKEDVNAQDNEKRTPLHAAAYLGDAEIIELLILSGARVNAKDNKWLTPLHRAVASCSEEAVQVLLKHSADVNARDKNWQTPLHIAAANKAVRCAEALVPLLSNVNVSDRAGRTALHHAAFSGHLEMVRLLLSRGANINAFDKRDRRAIHWAAYMGHIEVVKLLASHGAEVACKDKKSYTPLHAAASSGMISIVKYLLDLGVDINEPNAYGNTPLHVACYNGQDVVVNELIECGANVNQVNEKGFAPLHFTAASRHGALCLELLVCNGADVNIKSKDGKTPLHMTAIHGRFSRSQAIIENGAEIDCEDKNGNTPLHIAARYGHELLINTLITNRADTAKRGVHGMFPLHLAALSGFSDCCRKLLSSGFDIDTPDDFGRTCLHAAAAGGNLECLNLLLNTGADFNRKDSFGRTPLHYAAANCNYQCLFALVGSGASVNDLDERGCTPLHYAAASDTDGKCLEYLLRNDANPGIRDNQGYNAVHYASAYGHRLCLELIASETPLDVLMETSGTDILNDSDVRAPVSPLHLAAYHGHHHAMEVLVQSLLDLDVRNSQGRTPLDLAAFKGHVECVDVLINQGASILVKDFTLKRTPIHAAATNGHSECLRLLIGNADLQSAVDIQDGNGQTPLMLSVLSGHTDCVYSLLNKGANVEAKDKWGRTALHRGAVTGHEECVEALLQHSANFLVRDCKGRTPIHLAAACGHIGVLGGLLHAAQSVETLPVLTDNQGYTPLHWACYNGHDTCVEVLLEQEVFHKAEGNSFSPLHCAVIHDNEGAAEMLIDTLGPAIVNAKDSKNRTPLHAAAFTDHVECLQLLLSHNAQVNSVDSAGKTPLMMAAENGQTNAVELLVSSAKADLTLQDAVKNTALHLACSKGHETSALLILEKITDRNLINATNAALQTPLHVAARNGLTVVVQELLAKGASVLAVDENGYTPALACAPNKDVADCLALILATMMPVSPCAPAPTLPFSAINHYTTSPSKSVTFDSLPTLRGEHSSYCSFNNISHHDGFYKDEELNDSDSETY, from the exons ATGGTGGTTCTCAAAATTCGAGACCAG CCTGCTTTGCTGAAAGCTATTTTCAATGTGGACCCAGATGAAGTACGCTCGCTCATATTCAAAAAAGAGGATGTAAATGCACAG GACAATGAGAAGCGAACTCCCCTGCATGCTGCTGCCTATCTCGGAGATGCAGAAATTATAGAGCTGCTGATTCtttcag GTGCCAGAGTAAATGCCAAAGATAACAAGTGGCTCACTCCTCTGCACCGGGCTGTGGCCTCCTGCAGCGAG GAGGCCGTCCAGGTGTTGCTGAAACACTCGGCAGACGTAAACGCCCGAGACAAGAACTGGCAGACGCCGCTTCACATCGCCGCAGCAAACAAGGCGGTCCGCTGCGCCGAAGCCCTCGTCCCACTGCTTAGCAATGTGAATGTCTCAGATAGGGCGGGACGAACTGCGCTGCACCATGCAGCCTTCAGCGGTCATCTGGAG ATGGTTAGGCTTTTGCTCTCCAGAGGAGCAAACATCAATGCCTTTGACAAGAGGGACCGTCGTGCAATTCACTGGGCAGCCTATATGG GGCACATAGAAGTGGTGAAACTGCTGGCATCACACGGAGCCGAGGTGGCCTGCAAAGATAAGAAATCTTACACCCCCCTACACGCAGCAGCCTCCAGTGGAATGATCAGCATTGTCAAATACCTCCTGGACTTGGGGGTGGAT ATCAATGAGCCCAATGCATATGGCAACACACCCCTCCATGTGGCCTGCTACAACGGGCAGGACGTGGTGGTGAACGAGCTCATCGAGTGCGGAGCCAACGTCAACCAGGTGAACGAGAAGGGCTTTGCACCTCTTCATTTTACCGCCGCTTCACGCCATGGGGCGCTCTGCCTGGAGCTCCTAGTGTGCAACGGGGCTGATGTGAACATCAAG AGTAAAGATGGCAAGACACCCCTCCACATGACGGCCATCCACGGGAGGTTTTCAAGGTCTCAAGCAATCATTGAGAATG GTGCTGAGATCGACTGTGAAGATAAGAACGGGAATACACCACTGCACATTGCGGCTCGATACGGACACGAGCTCCTAATCAACACCCTCATCACCAACAGAGCTGACACAGCTAA ACGAGGGGTTCATGGTATGTTCCCACTGCATTTGGCTGCTCTCAGTGGATTCTCTGACTGCTGCCGAAAGCTCCTGTCTTCAG GATTTGATATTGATACTCCTGATGATTTTGGAAGGACGTGTTTacatgctgcagctgctggagg AAACCTGGAATGTCTCAATCTTCTCCTCAACACGGGGGCCGACTTTAATAGAAAGGACAGCTTTGGCAG GACTCCTCTGCACTACGCTGCCGCCAACTGTAACTACCAGTGCCTATTTGCTCTGGTAGGCTCTGGGGCCAGCGTCAATGACCTAGACGAGCGGGGCTGCACTCCTCTCCACTATGCTGCTGCCTCTGACACCGATGGAAA gtgcCTGGAATATTTACTGAGAAACGATGCAAATCCAGGGATCCGGGACAATCAGGGCTACAATGCTGTGCACTACGCTTCGGCGTACGGACATCGCCTCTGTCTGGAGCTG ATTGCAAGTGAAACACCTCTAGATGTG CTAATGGAAACCTCAGGGACAGACATCCTGAATGACTCAGATGTTAGAGCCCCCGTCAGCCCCCTGCACCTTGCT GCATACCACGGTCACCACCATGCTATGGAGGTTCTGGTGCAGTCGCTGCTGGATCTAGATGTGAGAAACAGCCAGGGGCGCACACCCCTAGACCTGGCTGCCTTTAAGGGCCATGTAGAGTGTGTGGATGTCCTAATCAACCAGGGAGCCTCCATTCTGGTCAAAGACTTTACTTTGAAGCGAACCCCCATCCATGCTGCAG CTACTAATGGTCATTCAGAATGTTTGCGTTTGCTGATTGGAAATGCTGATCTTCAAAGTGCAGTCGACATTCAAGATGGGAATGGACA GACCCCCCTGATGCTGTCGGTCCTGAGTGGACACACAGATTGTGTGTATTCTCTGCTAAATAAGGGAGCCAATGTAGAAGCCAAAGATAAGTGGGGCAGGACAGCCCTGCATAGAGGA GCGGTAACCGGTCACGAGGAATGTGTGGAGGCCTTGCTCCAGCACAGCGCCAACTTCCTGGTGCGGGACTGTAAAGGGCGCACACCGATCCACCTGGCAGCAGCATGTGGACACATTGGGGTACTGGGAGGCCTGCTGCATGCTGCCCAATCAGTGGAAACACTCCCTGTCTTAACAGACAACCAAGGCTACACCCCACTGCACTGGGCCTGCTACAATG GCCACGACACATGTGTGGAGGTTTTACTGGAACAAGAGGTCTTTCACAAGGCCGAAGGCAATTCTTTCAGCCCCCTTCACTGTGCTGT gATCCATGACAACGAAGGCGCTGCTGAGATGCTGATAGACACTCTGGGCCCTGCCATTGTCAATGCCaaagacagtaaaaacag GACCCCTCTACATGCTGCAGCTTTCACTGACCATGTAGAGtgtctccagctgctgctgagccacAACGCTCAGGTCAACAGCGTCGATTCGGCAGGGAAGACCCCACTCATGATGGCTGCTGAAAATGGCCAGACCAACGCTGTTG AACTGCTGGTGAGCAGCGCAAAAGCAGATCTCACTCTGCAGGATGCTGTGAAGAACACTGCACTTCATCTCGCCTGCAGTAAG GGACATGAAACCAGTGCCTTGTTGATATTGGAGAAGATTACAGACAGAAACCTCATAAATGCCACTAACGCCGCCTTACAGAC gcCTCTACACGTGGCTGCAAGAAATGGTTTAACTGTGGTGGTGCAAGAGCTGCTTGCAAAGGGAGCCAGCGTACTTGCAGTCGATGAAAACG GTTACACACCCGCCTTGGCTTGTGCCCCCAACAAAGATGTGGCAGACTGCCTAGCCCTCATCCTGGCCACCATGATGCCTGTGTCCCCCTGCGCCCCGGCACCCACCCTCCCTTTCAGTGCCATTAACCACTACACCACCAGCCCCTCCAAGAGCGTCACCTTCGACAGCCTGCCCACGCTGCGCGGCGAGCACAGCTCCTACTGCAGCTTCAACAACATCAGCCATCACGATGGCTTCTACAAGGACGAGGAGCTCAATGACTCAGATTCAGAGACGTACTGA